Proteins encoded within one genomic window of Chitinivibrionales bacterium:
- a CDS encoding NADP-specific glutamate dehydrogenase — translation MSTEVSAFMEKVIAKNPAEKEFHQAVEEVVESVMPFIKKNPRYQKARVLERMVEPERVIMFRVPWVDDKGEVQVNRGFRIEMSSAIGPYKGGLRFHPSVNLGILKFLAFEQVFKNSLTTLPMGGGKGGSDFDPKGKSDNEVMRFCQAFMSELCRHIGPNTDVPAGDIGVGGREIGFLFGQYKKLRNEFTGVLTGKGLNWGGSLIRPEATGYGAVYMAQEMLTLKGDSMEGKICAVSGSGNVAQYTVEKVNELGGKCVTLSDSSGSIYDPEGIDAEKLAFVFELKNIKRGRIKEYADKFKCEYFDGKRPWDIKCDCAFPSATQNEISAEDAKTLAKNGCKLVSEGANMPTEPDGIEVFQQSKVLYCPGKAANAGGVAVSGLEMAQNGMHLNWTREEVDRRLQDIMKAIHSTCVEYGEENGYVNYVNGANIGGFVKVADAMIDQGVV, via the coding sequence ATGTCTACTGAAGTTTCAGCCTTCATGGAAAAGGTGATCGCCAAAAATCCTGCCGAAAAGGAGTTTCACCAGGCAGTTGAGGAAGTTGTTGAATCGGTAATGCCGTTCATTAAGAAGAATCCCCGGTATCAGAAAGCCCGGGTATTGGAGCGCATGGTGGAGCCGGAACGAGTCATTATGTTCCGGGTTCCGTGGGTTGATGATAAGGGTGAAGTCCAGGTTAACCGTGGATTTCGTATCGAGATGAGCAGCGCAATCGGTCCATACAAGGGCGGTCTCCGGTTTCATCCTTCAGTGAATCTCGGCATTTTAAAATTTCTTGCTTTCGAGCAGGTTTTCAAAAATTCACTCACCACCCTTCCCATGGGCGGCGGCAAGGGTGGATCGGATTTCGATCCCAAGGGAAAGTCCGACAATGAAGTTATGCGTTTTTGCCAGGCTTTCATGAGCGAACTGTGCCGTCATATCGGACCCAACACCGACGTTCCTGCCGGGGATATCGGCGTGGGCGGCCGCGAAATCGGTTTTCTCTTTGGTCAGTACAAAAAGCTGCGTAACGAATTCACCGGCGTTCTTACCGGTAAGGGACTCAACTGGGGCGGTTCACTGATCAGGCCCGAAGCCACCGGTTATGGTGCTGTTTATATGGCCCAGGAAATGCTCACGCTCAAAGGTGACTCCATGGAAGGCAAAATCTGCGCAGTGTCCGGATCGGGTAATGTTGCCCAGTATACAGTGGAAAAAGTAAATGAACTCGGCGGTAAGTGTGTCACCCTCTCCGACAGCAGTGGATCGATCTATGATCCCGAGGGAATCGATGCCGAAAAGCTGGCTTTTGTTTTCGAGCTTAAAAATATAAAACGGGGTCGCATTAAAGAGTATGCCGATAAATTCAAGTGCGAGTATTTTGACGGAAAACGCCCGTGGGATATCAAATGTGATTGCGCATTCCCCTCGGCAACCCAGAATGAAATATCTGCCGAAGATGCCAAAACGCTGGCGAAAAACGGCTGCAAACTGGTTTCTGAAGGCGCGAATATGCCGACCGAACCGGACGGTATTGAGGTGTTCCAGCAGAGCAAGGTTCTCTACTGCCCCGGAAAAGCGGCCAATGCAGGCGGAGTTGCTGTCAGCGGCCTCGAAATGGCACAGAACGGTATGCATCTTAACTGGACCCGTGAAGAAGTCGATCGGCGACTTCAGGATATCATGAAAGCGATCCATTCAACCTGTGTCGAGTATGGTGAAGAAAACGGTTATGTTAATTACGTGAATGGGGCAAATATCGGTGGATTTGTCAAAGTTGCCGATGCCATGATCGATCAGGGTGTTGTGTGA
- a CDS encoding aminotransferase class I/II-fold pyridoxal phosphate-dependent enzyme has product MARKKEKLDGFSTRSIHAGEARNRYADSLTTPIVQTSTYTFKNSKEIREYTSKKKDRFEYGRYGNPTEKVAQQRLADLEGAEDCLVFSSGMSAVTTTILALIRTGDHIVITDDAYKKTLEFCNAYLARFGVECSVVPFGDYELLDNTIQKNTRFVISESPTNPYLNIFDLVRLKNIAKKHDVLTIIDSTFATPYNQRPLEFGVDLVMQSCTKYLAGHNDILAGAISGRKELVEEVRKMHKGMGGLIDPHCCYLLLRGLKTFPLRVEKQNASALEVARFLEKHPMIDKVYYPGLKSHRHHQIAKKQMRGFGGVVTFETKGTLKTANRFLDALQLLYIGPSLGGVESLITHPATVSYYDYSRKERYSLGITDTLIRLAVGVEDTEDIIADLKQALAYCAKGK; this is encoded by the coding sequence ATGGCACGAAAGAAGGAAAAACTCGATGGATTTTCAACCCGAAGCATTCATGCAGGAGAGGCGCGGAATCGTTATGCCGATTCTCTGACCACTCCGATTGTTCAGACCTCTACCTATACTTTCAAGAACAGCAAGGAAATCCGGGAGTATACGTCGAAGAAAAAGGACCGGTTTGAGTATGGCCGCTATGGTAATCCTACCGAGAAGGTGGCGCAACAGCGGCTTGCCGATCTTGAAGGTGCCGAGGATTGTCTGGTTTTTTCTTCGGGAATGAGTGCCGTAACAACAACCATTCTCGCCCTGATCCGTACCGGCGATCACATTGTTATTACCGATGACGCCTATAAAAAGACACTTGAATTCTGCAACGCCTATCTGGCCCGTTTCGGGGTAGAGTGCTCGGTAGTGCCCTTCGGTGATTATGAGCTTTTAGACAACACCATACAGAAAAATACCCGGTTTGTTATTTCCGAGTCGCCGACCAACCCCTATCTTAATATTTTCGACCTGGTGCGGTTGAAAAATATTGCGAAGAAACACGATGTTCTGACCATTATCGACAGCACCTTTGCCACGCCCTATAACCAGCGTCCTCTGGAATTCGGAGTCGACCTGGTCATGCAGAGCTGTACCAAATATCTTGCCGGACATAATGATATCCTTGCCGGTGCTATCTCCGGACGTAAAGAGCTTGTCGAAGAGGTACGGAAAATGCATAAAGGAATGGGGGGGCTGATCGATCCTCATTGCTGCTATTTGCTGCTCCGGGGGCTTAAAACCTTTCCTCTGCGGGTCGAAAAGCAGAATGCCTCGGCCCTTGAAGTAGCCCGCTTTCTGGAGAAGCATCCCATGATCGATAAGGTCTACTATCCAGGACTGAAATCCCACCGTCACCACCAGATAGCTAAAAAACAAATGAGGGGCTTCGGTGGGGTCGTGACGTTCGAGACCAAAGGCACGCTTAAAACGGCAAATCGCTTTCTGGATGCACTCCAGTTGCTCTATATCGGTCCCAGCCTGGGAGGTGTCGAAAGCCTGATCACTCATCCGGCAACAGTCAGCTACTACGACTACAGCCGGAAAGAGCGCTACTCACTGGGCATTACCGATACCCTGATCAGGCTTGCGGTAGGGGTCGAAGATACCGAGGATATTATCGCCGACCTGAAACAGGCACTGGCGTATTGTGCAAAAGGAAAATAG
- a CDS encoding GAF domain-containing protein has protein sequence MEKQYIEDILALIVSVTAKVTGSKICSILLLDRKTQELVLRACHSDSGSYNQKSNTPLGKGIAGRVALKNEPIKVLDVRKDPRFINKKIAIEDGLVSLLSVPMSVEGEVVGVINCYTPQEYDFTEEDQQMLTAVASHAAVVLRNTELQIMKEIVERELEERKAIERAKEIIADKNGITPGKAYELLRKHSMNTRTSMAKLAESIILTSGIG, from the coding sequence ATGGAAAAACAATATATCGAGGATATTCTTGCCCTCATTGTTTCGGTTACCGCCAAAGTTACCGGCTCCAAAATCTGTTCGATTCTTCTTCTGGACCGGAAAACACAGGAGCTGGTGCTGCGGGCATGTCATTCCGATTCGGGTAGCTATAATCAAAAATCCAACACACCCCTGGGAAAGGGGATTGCCGGACGAGTGGCGTTGAAAAATGAACCGATCAAGGTTTTAGATGTCCGTAAGGATCCACGGTTCATTAATAAAAAAATCGCCATTGAAGACGGCCTTGTTTCGCTGCTGTCGGTGCCCATGAGTGTTGAAGGTGAAGTTGTCGGGGTGATTAACTGCTATACGCCCCAAGAGTACGACTTTACCGAAGAAGACCAGCAGATGCTCACGGCGGTTGCTTCCCATGCCGCCGTGGTGCTGCGAAATACCGAACTCCAGATCATGAAAGAAATCGTGGAGCGGGAACTCGAAGAACGGAAGGCCATCGAACGGGCAAAGGAGATTATTGCCGATAAAAACGGCATTACGCCGGGAAAGGCTTATGAACTCCTGCGAAAACACAGCATGAATACCCGGACATCAATGGCAAAACTGGCAGAATCGATTATCCTTACCTCAGGAATCGGGTAA
- a CDS encoding carbohydrate kinase, protein MYLLGYDIGSSSIKATLLDSESGKVVSSATSPKKELEIIAQQAGWAEQHPDTWWEHVKKATAEIKSASGVDLKDVAAVGISYQMHGLVTIDKEMKPLRPAIIWCDSRAVPYGEKAFQDLGGKACLEKLLNSPGNFTASKLAWVKENEPDLFKKIHKIMLPGDYIAMKLTGEIVTTPSGLSEGIMWNFKEGAPADFLLDYFGFSHDLLPEVVPTFSVQGELTAAAAEELGLKAGTVVAYRGGDQPNNALSLNVLNPGELATTAGTSGVVYGVADRPDYDPQSRVNTFVHVNYSKETPRYGILLCLNGTGILNSWIKHNCMSNGTDEMGYGQMDKLAAEAPIGSDGLMILPYGNGAERTLGNKSINASIHNLDFNRHTNKHLLRAVQEGIVFALNYGLEIMRDIGVSIETVRAGNANMFLSPVFSDVFATVTQARVELYDTDGAQGAARGAGIGSKVYSDSKEAFAGQKTMKTVDPDQKNIQAYKEAYDKWVKALNMYL, encoded by the coding sequence ATGTATTTACTCGGGTATGATATCGGCAGTTCATCGATAAAGGCAACGTTGCTTGATTCAGAGAGCGGAAAAGTGGTAAGCTCGGCAACTTCACCGAAAAAGGAGCTTGAAATCATTGCTCAGCAGGCCGGATGGGCCGAGCAGCATCCCGACACATGGTGGGAGCATGTAAAAAAGGCGACTGCTGAAATAAAGAGCGCAAGTGGCGTTGATTTAAAAGACGTTGCCGCTGTGGGTATATCATATCAGATGCATGGCCTGGTCACGATCGACAAGGAGATGAAACCTCTGCGACCGGCGATAATCTGGTGCGATAGCCGGGCGGTGCCCTATGGCGAGAAGGCGTTCCAGGATCTTGGGGGAAAAGCCTGTTTAGAAAAACTGCTGAATTCACCGGGTAATTTTACTGCATCAAAGCTGGCCTGGGTGAAAGAGAATGAGCCCGACCTGTTCAAAAAAATCCATAAGATTATGCTTCCCGGCGACTATATCGCCATGAAACTGACCGGTGAAATTGTTACGACACCCTCGGGGCTCTCTGAAGGGATTATGTGGAATTTCAAGGAAGGCGCTCCGGCAGATTTTCTGCTCGATTATTTTGGATTTTCTCATGACCTGCTTCCCGAAGTAGTCCCTACCTTTTCTGTCCAGGGCGAGCTTACTGCGGCTGCTGCAGAAGAACTCGGTTTAAAAGCCGGGACAGTGGTTGCCTATCGCGGGGGAGACCAGCCCAATAATGCGCTGTCGCTGAATGTGCTCAACCCCGGCGAACTTGCCACCACAGCAGGAACATCAGGCGTGGTCTATGGCGTGGCCGACCGCCCGGATTACGATCCTCAGTCACGGGTCAATACCTTTGTGCACGTTAACTACTCCAAAGAAACTCCGCGATACGGAATCCTTCTCTGCCTGAATGGAACAGGGATTCTCAACAGCTGGATCAAACACAACTGCATGAGCAACGGCACCGATGAAATGGGGTATGGTCAGATGGACAAGCTCGCTGCGGAGGCGCCAATCGGCTCCGATGGTTTGATGATTCTTCCCTACGGTAATGGTGCCGAAAGAACATTGGGCAATAAATCGATCAATGCTTCAATCCATAATCTCGATTTCAACCGTCATACCAACAAACATCTCCTCCGTGCGGTCCAGGAGGGAATCGTTTTTGCACTCAACTACGGTCTGGAGATAATGCGGGATATCGGTGTTTCGATCGAGACTGTCCGCGCGGGGAATGCGAATATGTTTTTGAGTCCGGTTTTCAGTGATGTCTTTGCGACGGTGACTCAGGCCAGAGTGGAGCTTTATGATACCGACGGCGCCCAGGGCGCGGCACGGGGAGCTGGTATCGGCAGCAAGGTTTATTCGGATTCCAAAGAAGCCTTTGCCGGTCAGAAAACAATGAAAACCGTTGATCCCGATCAGAAAAATATCCAGGCCTATAAAGAGGCCTATGATAAATGGGTCAAGGCGCTCAATATGTATTTGTAA